Below is a genomic region from Aneurinibacillus migulanus.
CTCCCCTAAACTGTGTTATTTTTTGTACTACTGATTTCTGGCTGCATGCTCCTGTATATATGATCAATAAAGCAATGAACAAAGCAAGGCTTATTTTTTGCACACTCCACTTCCCCTTCAGCTGAATACCCCCCCCTTTTTTTACCACATAAATGTATCACAAATCAAACGGGCTGATTAGCTAAAAGACTCCCCTTCTTATCCAGAGGGGAGTCCCAATCATTAAATCATTACGATACCAGCTCTTCAGAGAATTCCGTATCGACAAGTATATCTCCACCGGAATGATACTGAACCGACATGGAGTCATCAAGCGTAAACGTCGAGATGCCTTTGCAACGGAAATGAATCATGCAGCTTTCCTTTGCCATTTCTTCTTTTTTGATACCGGCCAGATGACGAATCGCTTCCAGAAGGAGCTCGAATTCCTCCTTGTTTTTCACATAGTACACATGAATATCTGCATGGATTTCTAGCTTATGCTCCGTTTCTACAATCATTGCAGTAGCTGTCCAGGCTTCATGCCAGTTCGATTCAGGCAAAAAACCGTACAATTCTTTAGAAATGGGTAAAGTCTGCCACAAAACGCTCACTTCCTCTCGTATTACTCAAGCATCTTCTTATTCACTAGGATGGATCATATTCTCAGGCCGTACAATCTGGTCAAATTGTTCTTCCATAAGCAGGTTTGTTTTAATGGCGGCTTCTTTGAGCGTTAGCCCTTCCTTGTGGGCCAGCTTCGCGATAGCAGCCGCATTCTCATAGCCGATATGAGGATTCAACGCCGTAACAAGCATAAGCGACCGATTCAAGTTATGCTTAATTATTTCAAGGTTCGGCTCTATACCAACCGCGCAATGTTCATTAAAGGAAACCATCACATCCGCAAGCAATCTTGCAGACTGCAGGAAATTATAAATAATGACAGGCTTGAAAACATTCAATTCAAAATTCCCCTGGCTGGCAGCAAACCCGATCGTAGCATCATTCCCCATTACCTGGCAGACCACCATCGTCATCGCTTCGCTTTGTGTCGGATTAACCTTCCCCGGCATAATAGAGCTTCCCGGTTCGTTGGCAGGAATGGTGATTTCTCCAATTCCAGTGCGTGGTCCACTCGCCAACCAACGTACGTCATTGGCGATTTTCATCAAATCAGCCGCAAGAGCTTTCAAGGCCCCGTGTGCATATACGATTTCGTCGTGACTCGTCAGAGCATGAAATTTATTCGGAGCAGAAACAAACGTTTTGTCTGTAAACCTGCTAATTTCTGCGGCTACCATCTCACCGAATTTAGGATGAGCGTTAATACCGGTGCCTACGGCTGTTCCACCGATAGCAAGCTCCTTCATGGATTGGACGCTTTCCTTAATCATTTTCTCGCTTTTTTCCAGCATCCGGTGCCAGCCGCTTACCTCCTGTCCCAGCGTTAACGGAGTAGCATCCTGCAGGTGTGTGCGTCCGATTTTAATAATATCTTTAAATTTCTCAGATTTTTGATGAAGTACGTCCTTTAGTTGGCACAGAGCCGGAAGTACTTGATCTTCAACGGCAAATACCCCGGCTATATGCATGGCCGTAGGAAACGTATCGTTTGAGCTTTGCGATTTGTTGACGTCATCATTAGGGTGAATGCGATGTTTACTGCCGCTTTGCTCAAGTAGTTGATTGGCACGATGGGCAATCACTTCATTCACATTCATATTCAACTGGGTACCGCTTCCTGTCTGCCAGACTACAAGTGGGAAGTGCTCATTCCACTTGCCCTCCAGAATTTCATCTGCCGCCTGGACAATCGCCTTTGCCTTATCTTCCTCCAGTTTACCGAGCTGCTGATTTGTTTTTGCTGCACTTTTCTTTAAAATAGCAAAGGCGCGGATTACCTCTTGGGGAATTTTTTCCGTGCCGATTTTAAAGTTCTGGCTGCTACGCTGCGTTTGAGCTCCCCATAGTTTATCCGCCGGTACTTTGATTTCTCCCAGCGTATCCCTCTCTGTTCTGAATTCCATAGTGCATCCTCCTTTAACATGATTCAAAAACCATATTAATTATTTTCCACATATCACTGTGAATATATAAATTTGCACAAACAAATTAATACGTTCTTGCAGTTTAACGGCAACCGAGCCGATACTGCTGTAGGTTGATTGATTACTCTATATGTATTCACGTTTTCAAAACACCATCTAATGATAATTATTTTCAATTAAAATTATAATGATATTGATTATTATTGTCAATTAAATACCTTCTTTCTCTCAGGTCTACAACAAAAAACACCGTTCAGAATCGAACGGTGTCATAAAGTAATCCTACAAATTATATTTTACAATAAGCCCTAAATGTGTAAGCCCTCCCCCAAAACCATAAAGCAAAAGGGTGTCGCCATTTTTCACTTTCTCTTTTTGTATTCCTAAATGTAAGGCTAATGGAATCGACGCAGAAGAAGTGTTCCCCATGTACTCCATACTTGTGAGTGTTTTTTCTATCGGGAATTTGGCCTTTTCGCATATCGATTCAATCATTCTCATGTTCGCGCTGTGCGGTACAAACCAGTCGATATCATCCTTTTGTAAGCCTGTTTTATGTAGCAGCTCCTGTATGCCAAGTGGTAAAGTACGCGCAGCCCACTTATATACTTCTCTTCCGTTCTGCACCATCTTTCCAGTCGCTTGTAAAGGATTCCCCTCCATCGTAGTAGTGAAGGTTGTTCTGTATACGTGAGCGCCACCTTCACCATTGGTGCCCATATGTGCAGCTATAAAACTGGGATTTTCCGCATCCCGTTCCACTAAGACAGCCCCGGCTCCATCCCCGAACAAAATACAAGTCGTTCGGTCACTATAATCAGTTACTTTTGATAGCGTCTCCGTAGCGACTACTAAAATCTTATTATGCGCCTCAGAGGTAATCAAATTGTTAGCCAAATGTAGTCCATATGTGAAACCAGCGCAGGTAGCATTTAAATCAAAAGCGCCTGTATGGGGAATATTGAAATGGTTTTGTATTTGGCATGCTACACTGGGAAACGCGTAATCCGGAGTCGTCGTCGCCACAATGATGCAATCAACGTCCTGCAGATCTTTTTTATATGTTGCCACCAGATTCTCAATTGCGTGAAAGGCTAGGTTGGAAGCATATTCTTCGTCTCCTGCAATTCGTCTTTCCTTCATGCCCGTTCTTTGGATAATCCATTCGTCGCTCGTATCCACCATTTTTTCTAAGTCTGCATTCAATAGCTTCTTATGAGGAACATACGTACCAATTGCTGTAATTCGTGCTTTAGATTTAATCATTAGATTACACCTCAACTTTCTTTTACGCATATTTTATCACTAGTTATTAGTACTTGGTACTAATTTTTAGACATTTTTTTCTGTATATGTTAGATTATCGTACACCTTAACTATGTAAGGAAAAAGGCATGATCATCAGCATATTCCACAAAGGAAAGCGCCATAATCATGCCATCAAAACATCTGTATATGCTTTTTTAATTTTGATAAATTATCGCTCTCAACTATGTAACTCATTCAAATGCATACTTATCTTTAGCATATTTGAGATATTTCTTAAACCAAATAAGTTTTCTTCTTGCCTTCTTTGGCAATGCCTTATTTTTCAGTCGATTCTTTAGTAACTTTTTTATTTTTTTATGAAAATTCAATGCCTCATTACGTGTATTAAATTCGGATATCCGGAAAAAATCGAGGTAATAATTGTCTTTTTTCTCTTTTAATAATAATTGGGACAGGAATTTTTCTTCTTCTATAATCGTATGAGGTTCATATCTATATTCAAGCGCCTCTTGATAGAATTCCTGGGATAAAACAACGCGCGCATATTTAGCCGCTTTTGCTTCAAGTTGACGAGCTTCTACCAGGGCCGGCCCGAATACCATATTGCCCTCATGATACAGCTTTCCGATAGATACTCCACCCCGAACGAAAAAACCTCTATCTAACAAATTGAGCTGTAAGTGACATACGTCTACTAATAATTGATACAACGCACCTGAATCGTATTCGACCGGGTAAGAAATCGCTATACTATTAGAAAAAATGGTCATTCGTTTCCCTGGCAATTCTGAACCCCATACATTATGTTTTTTCCCTGCTGTATTTTCTTCTACATATTTGAGTGCCGCCAAAATAGTAGAAGCTTGAGCAGAGTCATCAGCAGATTCATCTATTATGGAATCGAGCTCCATAAGATGAATAAACGCTACAGCTCTTTCCTGGTAAATGTCCATCATCTTTACTCCCCCTAAAAATAAATAATAAAAAAAGCGTTCAGAAGTTTTTTCCATTATACTCCTGTAACGCATGTTTTTTAAGCATTTTTAATTAAGGGGGTAGCTTCATGTCTTTATTATCTTTGATGTACATAAGTTATAGCAGTATTTTTTTCCTGCACTTGATGATACAGAATTTTTTGTATTGCTTTACACCTATTTATGATTAACACAACATCATCTTTTTTCTTCAAAACCAAGCTAATATCTTTAAACGCATTCTTGTCCTCAAAGGTATTGTCAGGTATTTCGGCAAAAACATTTATTTTTATACTAAGAACACGATTAGAGTTTTCTACAACATGTGTGCTTACCCTGTGTCTTGTATCAGAAGAACAAATAAAAGAAGCTTGTAAATCTTTCAAATTCTCTCCATATATAGCAATCGTATCTTTATCTGTAGCAACTACCCCATACACTAGAATTGAACCTTGCCCTTCCATTTTCAGTTGGTATTCCGTATTTAGAACTACTTTTGCCCCTGTCGGAATCGAATCTCGAATTACACAATAAGGACTAATTTTCACACAATCCCCTATTGTAATAGGTCCCAGCACTCTTACATGTGCTCCTATTTCTACATCATCCCCGATAGTTGGGTGCCTTTTTCCACTTTCGTTATTTCCGATCCCTTCAGAACCTAGAATAACTCCTTGTAAAAAGTAACATCTGGAACCTATTTCAGTCGTTTCTCCAATCACAGTTCCGATTCCATGATCAATAATAAAAGGAACCCCAATGGTTGCAGCGGGATGTATTTCAATCCCCGTCTCCACTTTTGCTTTTTCAGATATAGATTTGGCAAGGAATTTTAAGTAATAAAGCTGCTCATCCTGCTGTCCTATACTATAAAGCATATGGGAAATCCGATAATACATAACGGCCTTAAATGCTGAATACGAATGATAAACATATTCGATTGACTGTTCAGCGGCAGGGTCTTTTTGTGAAAAATATGATGCATCCTCAAGAATATTCTTAGCCGTGTTTATTATTACTTCTTTTTCAAAGCTAAGCTTTCCATGCAATGGTTGTTTATTTTGTTTTATTATTGACAAAATATCTTCGCTAACTTTAATAAGTGAGATGCTTTCAATATTCATTCCTATTTTCCCCACCCCTTCACACCTTCTCAGACAGTTTTTCGTAACCGTTTCAGAAATAAGGTAAATAACGATACTATCCATCTATACTATGGATAATTAAGCTAAGGGTATAAAGAAAGGGCTTATTCTATACTATTGCAAATGGCTCCTCTGCTGAAGCCTCTGACTCATCTACAAATAAATCTAAATAGCTTCTGCCACTGTCAGGTGCAATCGTTACAATATTTTTATCTTTTGTCATTTGCTTGGCCAGTCTTACCGCCGCTGCAACGTTCGCACCAGCAGAAATACCGATAAGAATTCCCATGTTTCTCGCTACATATCTCATCCAGTAAAGAGCTTCTTCATATCGTACAGATAAAACATCATCAATCAATTCCGGCTCGACAAATGAAGTTAAAACGGCGCCAATTCCCTGGATTTTATGTGGGACAAACTTTTCCTTTAAGACTTCACAACCTTCTGGCTGCACACCGATCACTGACAGTTCATAAAAAACTTCCTTTAACTTTTTCCCTACACCAATAAGGGTTCCGCCGCTGCCAATTCCCGCAACAAACACATCTACTTTTTTATTTTCACGAGACAAATCATTAATTATCTCTTCGCCTGTTTTAACAAAATGAGCATGTGGATTTGAAGGGTTTTGAAATTGATTCAAGTAAACATACTGATCATCTTCACTGACCATTTCATTGACTTTTTGGACATGTGAATCATTTCCTTTGGTATGGTCAGATAAAATCACTTTTGCTCCATATGCCCTCAATACATCCTTTTTCTCTTGGCTATAATTATCTGGAGTAACCAACACTACTTTATATCCAAGCGCAGCTCCAGCAATTGCCAAGCCAATTCCTGTATTTCCACCTGTAGGCTCAATAATGACCTGTCCTGAATGCCGTGTAAGGATTCCTTGTTCTTCGGCGTCTAAAATCATTTGAAAAGCAATTCGTGTTTTCACGCTTGCTCCAGGATTATACTCTTCCAATTTCAAATACACATTGGCCCCGCTATCCTGTCCATAGTTGACTTTAACCATAGGGGTATTTCCTACATATTCAACAATGTTTTCAATAATCATTATAACGCCTCCAATTTTTATATTTTAAGTAAGTGAGCTAATAAATCCTCTATTATTTTTCTCTTCATTACTCACTTACTCCAAAAACATCTTGCCAGTTTCCTTTGTTTAGGCGACATGAATACTATCAATATACTTGCTTGTATCAATCTCTTATAGAAACCAACGTAACGCCATCATGGAAAAAATTCCGACTACTACAGTTCCTAACAAGCTGCGAGTTATAACTGCAACAAGCAAAGCCGGAAGAGCAGCAAGAAGTCTTATATTATCCCAAAAATACGAAAATTCTTTCGTTGGTAACAATAATTCTTGGGCTAACAAAGCTGCCATAATAGCAACAGGAATGTGAGCAAGCCAGCGCAATCCCAATTGAGGAATATTAAGCTTGCTTAACACGACGAGTGGAAATACCCGTGGAATGATGGTTACAATCGTCCCGCCAACAATAACCCAGAACACCTGCCATGTTATAGCCATTTCTCTATTATCACTCCTATCGTTGCTGCCAGCACAGTAGCTACAATAATATCTATCCCACCGGAAAATAGGAAGCTAGCGCCTACAGTAATAGCAATTGCACTAATGGTTACCAGCAGGTCTATCCGTATTTTTGCACGGCTTAAAATTTGCAAAACAAGTAATCCAATAAACATAGCCGGCAAAGCAAAATCAAGTCCATAATCTTCTGGTTTGGCGATCCATTGACCAAAAATTCCACCTGCGACATTGGCAATCAGCCAATTAACATACGCAGTTATATTTAAGCCAAACATCCAGCGATCGTTGGCCAGCGTTCTATTCGCAAGATGGTTCGCTGCCACCCCGAACGTCTCATCGGTCAACTGAAAACCAATAATTGCATTTTTCCAGGTAGGAAGATGTCGAAAATAAGGGGCCAGCGCAGCACTTAACAGTAAATAGCGAAGATTAGCAAAAAATATAGTTAAAATAATCGCTGATATCGGTGCGCCTGCTACCAGCATACCTGCGGCAATAAATTGGGCGGACCCCGCATACAAAAACAAAGACATAAGCACAATTTCTAGGATACTTAAACCAGCCGTTCTTTCGATTACACCGGCAGCAAACCCTATGCTTAAATATCCAAATACGGTTGGTAAGCAGTCCTTTACACCTTGTAAAAAACTATCTTCCTGTTGTGTACCAACATATGCTTCAGCTGATACATGCTCCTGCTTCATTTTTCCCCTCCTTCAGAACATAATATAAAGGTCACCTCTATTAGCCATCCACACAGTTACAATAAAAGGAATATAAACCATTTTATTTAGTAGTTATTATACTACCTACTTAAAACAATTACAATAATTGTAAGTATATTTTTATAAAAATTTAGTAAATAATGTACATTCTTACCTTTTGTCTATATAATAGTAAGTTATTCATACAGAGGTAATGTTCAAGCTATTATGTAAAACAATTTTTTTAAAACAAAAGGGTAAAAAAAACGCTCGTCAGAATATTAGTGGAAAATATTCTGACGAGCGTTTTTTAACCTACTATTTTTCTAAACTCGAAGTCAAGCGCATAAAATAAAATCTGCCCGTTTTTATCATGTTCTCTACCTGTGCAATCATCTCTTTACGTATTCATTCTGAAGAATCCCCATATGAATCACATCATGCCATGTTCCTTCTCTAAACAGGCTTTGCCGGGACCTTCCCTCATGCTGGAATCCCACTTTTTCATATAGCTTGATAGCCCTTTGATTAAAGGAAAATACTCTTAAGGAGACTCTGTGCAGATTCATTTCGAGAAACGCATAATCCAGCAGCAGCTTTAATGCCTCCGCTCCATATCCCTTTCCCCAATAATTTTTATTTCCAATATCGATAATGCATTCAGCATTACGATTTTTATAGTCGATGTTTATTAATGAAGTAACCCCTATTGGTGTCTCAGTCTTCCTCTCAAGCACCATGTAGCTTTTAGAGGTATGAGATCCTAGGATAACTTGATTAACAAATTCTTTTGTCGCTTCGAAATGATATATATCTAAAAAAGGACTTGTTGATTGCATAACTTCCAAGTCATTTCTCCATATATGATAAAGTTCTGCATCTTCTTCCGTCATTTTTCTAAGCGCCATTCTTGAAGACTCGAACAACATTAAAAGCACTCCTTTATCATTGCATAGTTATTGTTCTTCAATCGGACAAAGCATTTCTTTTAATGAAAAAAGCAAGACCGTAAGCTGCTCATTCACGTTTGTTCTCTCTGAACCTAGCTGAAACGTATTTAACATTAGACCATCTAGGAACGAGACAAGATAAAGAGCAATGGATTCAGGAGATAAACGAGGTTGAAACTCTCCTTGTTCTATCCCCTTCTGAATAACCGATTTTATTGCGTCTACTATTCTTTGGTAACGTTCTGTTATGTAAGGGAAATTTTCTTTATTCCGTACGTAATTAGATGATAAAAAAAACTCCGCTTTGGAGAGCAAAAGAGATTGATTGATCGCCTCAATATTTTTTTGCTGCTGTTTAATCCAGTTGGTTACATGAGTCCACAATGAAGATTGGTCATCCGGTTCAAAAAGAAGGATATCTTGCTGATCATCAAATTGAAGGACCTCCATAAAAACATGCTCAATATTATCAAAGTAAGAATATAACGCCCCTCTTGATACTCCAGCTTCATCCATAATGTCTTGCATCGTTGTGTGTGTATACCCATTTCTAATAAACACTCTTCTTGCCGCTTGCAGTAATTCATTCTTCTTTTCTCTTTTATACTCCTCACTTACTTTTGGAGACATACTCTCCTCCTTCCAACCACGCTATCCTGTCAAAATATCAAGTGTAATTTATATAGTAACCGCATCCTGAAAGAACTTATAGCTACGAAAAATCATGCGGATTTACTCAGTTTATAAAATATACACTGGTGTCGTTTTTTAATCATATTGCAATTATAAACGACACCAATGTCGTTTTCAAGCTTCTTTAACCTTTCAGAACATTCTACATTTCATTGCTTGACTGTTGCCATCCTTATCTATGCTTGAAAATAACCTTCCTTAAATAAAAGATACCAGTCATTTAACTTATCATTTTCTAACACCTCTAATTTTTCCAAAATATCTTTTGAGAATTCCAGCGTAGCTGTGCCATTAGCCGTTATTAGATTCCCATCACTAACAGATTGGGCATCTACGTACTTTTCATCTCCACGGTAATTAGGCGCTCCCTCTTTCAAATAAGGTAAAGAATTACCTGTATGCTTATTATTTTCTAGAAAACCGTTGTTCCCTAAGAAAGTAGTTGCATCACAAATTGCCGCGACAGGTATACCATTTCTAAAACAAAAGTCAACAAGAACTTTTGCACACTGATTTTCTTCTTTTCTCCATCCAGTACCACCCGGAATAATTAACATTGCAAATGTTGTTTCAAAAGAATACGTTTTTAAACTATAGTCCGGGAGCACGGTTAATCCACCCATCGAAATTTTAGGTTCTTCATTAATCGCAATTGTTTTAACTTTATATTGAGTTTCCTGTTTGTTTAATTCTGCACTAACATAACTGGCTTCCCAATCGGCAAAACCATCAGTTATAAAAATCAACACTTCCTTCAAACATATCCCGCCCTTCGCTTAAGTTCTTTTAAAAACAGCATATAATGACTTCCCTGACAATGGCTGTCACGGAATACTTACTGCCGCTTTTCTTTTTCAGTTTTACTACGTTAAATGTAGAAACATGTTACATATTCAAAAGTTTTTCGACTTGTCTTTTTAGAATCTGTTGTTCCATCTTTTCATAAAGGGCAAGTAGTTGCTTTATAGAAGAGAGTTTTGGTACTAACCAGTACACAAATAAGGCTGAAATCACCCCTAAAAGAGCTCCTGTAATAACATCGATAGGGTAATGAACACCTACCCATATACGGGAGATAGCTACACAGCATGGAAGCATAAGCCATAGCCACTCCCCCTTTTTGCGCACAAGCCAGAATGAAATGCAAACTGAAAAAAACAGGATCGTATGGTCACTCGGAAACGAATTGTCTATATCATGTTCGATAAGTTGATTGACATGTGGCAGCACCGCAAACGGTTGATAATGGGAATGAAATTGACCGGCCATTTTCCCGAGGATTTCAGCAAGAATAAAGGCGNACCAATAGACCACTCAAACATAAAAAATACAACATATATTCCGCTAAAAAGACTATAACTGGATTTAGGTAAGGGTACTGTTTACCTAAATCATTAATCAAACGAAAGGCATCAATATTGAACTGGGAAAACACCATTCTTAAATTCCTCCTATTTTCAGAATACTGTAAAATGAAACCCCGATTTCCCTACCCTACGGGAAGTCGGGGTTATTGTTGTACACTCTAAACAGGAAACAATAAGCTTTGCATCAATGAATATCGACCTTTTTAAAGTAGATAAGCGTTGCAACGAATCCGGCAATCGATGTAATCAAAATAGCGATATACGAATATTCAGGGGGATATTCGGGAACGAAACCATTGTCTGCTATAACGTGTACAGCTGACCAAGGAAATAAAGCCTTATACGCTCGATTGGCAAGCGCCACGTTTCCCATCGTA
It encodes:
- the fumC gene encoding class II fumarate hydratase, with translation MEFRTERDTLGEIKVPADKLWGAQTQRSSQNFKIGTEKIPQEVIRAFAILKKSAAKTNQQLGKLEEDKAKAIVQAADEILEGKWNEHFPLVVWQTGSGTQLNMNVNEVIAHRANQLLEQSGSKHRIHPNDDVNKSQSSNDTFPTAMHIAGVFAVEDQVLPALCQLKDVLHQKSEKFKDIIKIGRTHLQDATPLTLGQEVSGWHRMLEKSEKMIKESVQSMKELAIGGTAVGTGINAHPKFGEMVAAEISRFTDKTFVSAPNKFHALTSHDEIVYAHGALKALAADLMKIANDVRWLASGPRTGIGEITIPANEPGSSIMPGKVNPTQSEAMTMVVCQVMGNDATIGFAASQGNFELNVFKPVIIYNFLQSARLLADVMVSFNEHCAVGIEPNLEIIKHNLNRSLMLVTALNPHIGYENAAAIAKLAHKEGLTLKEAAIKTNLLMEEQFDQIVRPENMIHPSE
- a CDS encoding ketoacyl-ACP synthase III gives rise to the protein MKSKARITAIGTYVPHKKLLNADLEKMVDTSDEWIIQRTGMKERRIAGDEEYASNLAFHAIENLVATYKKDLQDVDCIIVATTTPDYAFPSVACQIQNHFNIPHTGAFDLNATCAGFTYGLHLANNLITSEAHNKILVVATETLSKVTDYSDRTTCILFGDGAGAVLVERDAENPSFIAAHMGTNGEGGAHVYRTTFTTTMEGNPLQATGKMVQNGREVYKWAARTLPLGIQELLHKTGLQKDDIDWFVPHSANMRMIESICEKAKFPIEKTLTSMEYMGNTSSASIPLALHLGIQKEKVKNGDTLLLYGFGGGLTHLGLIVKYNL
- a CDS encoding serine O-acetyltransferase: MNIESISLIKVSEDILSIIKQNKQPLHGKLSFEKEVIINTAKNILEDASYFSQKDPAAEQSIEYVYHSYSAFKAVMYYRISHMLYSIGQQDEQLYYLKFLAKSISEKAKVETGIEIHPAATIGVPFIIDHGIGTVIGETTEIGSRCYFLQGVILGSEGIGNNESGKRHPTIGDDVEIGAHVRVLGPITIGDCVKISPYCVIRDSIPTGAKVVLNTEYQLKMEGQGSILVYGVVATDKDTIAIYGENLKDLQASFICSSDTRHRVSTHVVENSNRVLSIKINVFAEIPDNTFEDKNAFKDISLVLKKKDDVVLIINRCKAIQKILYHQVQEKNTAITYVHQR
- a CDS encoding PLP-dependent cysteine synthase family protein gives rise to the protein MIIENIVEYVGNTPMVKVNYGQDSGANVYLKLEEYNPGASVKTRIAFQMILDAEEQGILTRHSGQVIIEPTGGNTGIGLAIAGAALGYKVVLVTPDNYSQEKKDVLRAYGAKVILSDHTKGNDSHVQKVNEMVSEDDQYVYLNQFQNPSNPHAHFVKTGEEIINDLSRENKKVDVFVAGIGSGGTLIGVGKKLKEVFYELSVIGVQPEGCEVLKEKFVPHKIQGIGAVLTSFVEPELIDDVLSVRYEEALYWMRYVARNMGILIGISAGANVAAAVRLAKQMTKDKNIVTIAPDSGRSYLDLFVDESEASAEEPFAIV
- a CDS encoding AzlD domain-containing protein, with amino-acid sequence MAITWQVFWVIVGGTIVTIIPRVFPLVVLSKLNIPQLGLRWLAHIPVAIMAALLAQELLLPTKEFSYFWDNIRLLAALPALLVAVITRSLLGTVVVGIFSMMALRWFL
- a CDS encoding AzlC family ABC transporter permease; this encodes MKQEHVSAEAYVGTQQEDSFLQGVKDCLPTVFGYLSIGFAAGVIERTAGLSILEIVLMSLFLYAGSAQFIAAGMLVAGAPISAIILTIFFANLRYLLLSAALAPYFRHLPTWKNAIIGFQLTDETFGVAANHLANRTLANDRWMFGLNITAYVNWLIANVAGGIFGQWIAKPEDYGLDFALPAMFIGLLVLQILSRAKIRIDLLVTISAIAITVGASFLFSGGIDIIVATVLAATIGVIIEKWL
- a CDS encoding GNAT family N-acetyltransferase; the protein is MLFESSRMALRKMTEEDAELYHIWRNDLEVMQSTSPFLDIYHFEATKEFVNQVILGSHTSKSYMVLERKTETPIGVTSLINIDYKNRNAECIIDIGNKNYWGKGYGAEALKLLLDYAFLEMNLHRVSLRVFSFNQRAIKLYEKVGFQHEGRSRQSLFREGTWHDVIHMGILQNEYVKR
- a CDS encoding TetR family transcriptional regulator is translated as MSPKVSEEYKREKKNELLQAARRVFIRNGYTHTTMQDIMDEAGVSRGALYSYFDNIEHVFMEVLQFDDQQDILLFEPDDQSSLWTHVTNWIKQQQKNIEAINQSLLLSKAEFFLSSNYVRNKENFPYITERYQRIVDAIKSVIQKGIEQGEFQPRLSPESIALYLVSFLDGLMLNTFQLGSERTNVNEQLTVLLFSLKEMLCPIEEQ
- a CDS encoding type 1 glutamine amidotransferase family protein yields the protein MKEVLIFITDGFADWEASYVSAELNKQETQYKVKTIAINEEPKISMGGLTVLPDYSLKTYSFETTFAMLIIPGGTGWRKEENQCAKVLVDFCFRNGIPVAAICDATTFLGNNGFLENNKHTGNSLPYLKEGAPNYRGDEKYVDAQSVSDGNLITANGTATLEFSKDILEKLEVLENDKLNDWYLLFKEGYFQA
- a CDS encoding undecaprenyl-diphosphatase, with the translated sequence AFILAEILGKMAGQFHSHYQPFAVLPHVNQLIEHDIDNSFPSDHTILFFSVCISFWLVRKKGEWLWLMLPCCVAISRIWVGVHYPIDVITGALLGVISALFVYWLVPKLSSIKQLLALYEKMEQQILKRQVEKLLNM